In Streptomyces camelliae, the sequence ATGCCCGCCCTCTGGGAAGCCGTCGTCCGGCGCCTGGCCGCCGAGGCCGCCGCCCCGCAGGGCGGGCACGCCGTCCCCAGCAGTGGCGCGACGGGCATCACCGTCCGGGGCGACCTCGGCAACACCTCGACCTTCCGGCCGGACGTCCTGCTCAGCCTCCCCGAACGGGACTCCACGGTGCGCACATTGCTACCGGTGGACGCCAAGTACAAGCGCTACGACCGCTACGGCGTCGGCGCCGGCGACATCCACCAGCTCCTCACCTACAGCGCCGGCTACACCCCGGGTACCGCTCCGCACGCCGTGATCATCCACCCCGGTCTCGGCGGACACACGCACCGAGTACTGCAGATCGCTGGACCGCGGGGCACACTCGGAAGCATCCACGTCCTCGGCATCGACACCCACGCAGCCCCGCAGCAGGCGGCCGTGTGGATCAGGAAGACACTGCCCTGGTCCGACTGGTGATCGCTGCTCGTCCACCGCGCCAGGCACCCACACGCCTGGCCGCAGCGTCTGGAATCCGACTCCGTCGACGCAACAGCTCCGTCCGACACGGACACCGACAGATGCGCCCCCGGGGCGGGACGGCACCGGCCAGAGGCTGGTCCGGAAACCGAAGCACGGCTGCGGGGCGGATGCTCGACTACGGCTCGCACCTCACTCCTCGTCCGGCACCAATCGCAAGGAGATCGAGTTGATGCAGTACCGCTGATCCGTCGGAGTGGGATGCCCCTCCCCCTCGAACACATGCCCAAGATGCGACCCGCACCGAGCACACCGCACCTCGGTCCGCACCGTCCCGTGCGAATGAGCCCCTCCTCAGCCGCCCTGCTCCGGCTTCCTCGCGGGCACGTCTTTCAGCCGCCGACGAGCGCGACGAGCTTGATGAAGACCAGGTCGGGGTCGGCGGTGAGATCCACGACGTCGTCGAGGTCCTCGACCTGGCGGTTCCCGGCCAGCACGAAGAAGCCGTTGGACAGGAAGGCGCGCTCAGCGATCTCGGCCTGGCGCTCCCAGTCGATGCGGCGGGGTTCACGGAGTCGGTAGCCGTTCAGCTCCGTCTCGGCGTCGTCGGGGCGTACGAGGCCGTTGAAGTGGTTGCTCGGGCGGGCGTTGTACCGGGTGACCTCCTCGCGGACCCGGATCCTGATCAGCTCCCCCACGGTCATCCGTTCGGGCAGCCCGGCGACCTCCCACTCGCTGACGGGCTTGCCCGTCGCGGTCTCGTCCCGGAACGTCACGGTGGCCATCAGGCACCTCGCTCGATCTGTACGAGGATGGTCTCGTCGGTGATCTTGCTGTCGGCTGCGAGCAGCAACGCCTTGCTGAGGATCAGCGACAGCCGGTCGTCCTCGAACGGCAGGAAGACCTTGCCGTCCCCCGAGCTCCGTGCCGGGACGATGCACAGGTAGCTGTCATCGGGTTCCATCAGGATGTTGGCCGAGCCCAAGTGAATCTTGTATGTGCGCAGATCGCCGCGGACGATCAGGAAGCGGCCGTCGAGCGTGCACCGGTCGGCGACCTTCAGGCGAGGCAGGATCCGCTCCAGGGCGTCGCGGCGTGCCTCGGCGCTCTCGGTCAGCTCGGCGAAGGAGGCCCGCTCCCAGTAGGTGCGCTCGGGGCCGCCGTCGGTCCAGTCGGGGTCGGCGGCGATCGAGCTCACGCCGACGAAAAGGTCCACGTCGCGCATCGCCTCGCTGAACACCAGCGGCGGCACGTCGGCGAGCGGCGCCTCCTGCCAGGCGTCCTGGACCCGGCGGTCGAAGCGCACCTGATCGGTCGAGGCCAGTTCGTCGTCGCCGGCCCAGTCGGCCCAGGTGTGGAAGAAGCGGACCCGCCACTCCCCGGCCGCCAGGGTGCGCTCGGCCGCATCGCCGTCCCCGCCGTCCCAGGGACCGAGTAGGTCGCTCTTCCAGCCCCGGGCCCGGAACAGGGCGAACATCCTGCGATAGTGGACGAGGTGCGCGGCGAAGCGGTTGGAGTAGACGCGGGTCTGCTCCTCGGCGGGGGTGAGGAGGTAGATCTCGCGGAACGCCTGCTTGAACGGCTGCCGGATCCGCCGTTCGAGGAGCAGGTCCCGCCAGGCCCGCACGGTGTCCGGCCCGGAGCGGATGGGGTGCCAGAGCCGTATGGAGGCGTCGTCGGGCGCGTCGGGAAGGTCTTCGTCCGATTCGGGCAGTACGGCCCGCCACTCGCCGGGGGCGACCTCGATCTCCCAGATCAGCCGGCGTACGAGGGTCCGGGCGAGAGGGTGCCCGGCCAACTCGGTGCGCCACCTGCCGTAGGGATGGACGGCGTCGACGGTGAAGCCTCCCTCCAGCGCGCGTACGAGGGTGACGAGTTGGGCGTTCACCCGCTTCACAAGGTCGCGCAGCTCCTTGACCGGGGCGGCGTGGTCGCGGCGGACCGGCGCCGGGACACTGCGCAGCGGGCGGCCGTCCTTCTCCCAGGTCAATGTGGCGGTGTCGGTGACCGTGACGACGGCTCGGTAGTCCCCGACCGGCCGGCGCAGGACGCCGCCCGCGGCGGAGCCGCCGATGGGTGCGGTGTCGAAATCCAGCCTCGGCAGCCGTAGCGCCACCTCGGCGCGCTCGGCCAGGGCCGCGTCGACCTTCTTGAGCATCTTGTCGAGTTGTCTGGGCACCCCGGCGTGCCGGACGGTCCGGCGCACGGTGCGGATCGCGGACACCAGCTCGGGCGTCGGGAAGTCCTGCGCAGCGCGGACCACCTCGTACAGCAAGGCCTGCGACGGAAGCGTCTTCGCCGTCGTCGGGGCGATGGCGACGCCGGGCAGCAGTCGCTCGAACAGCTCCGGCAGCCAGGGCTCGTCGCGCAGCAACGCCACCCGCAGGGCCTGTCCGAGCGTGGTGATCTCACGGTCGGTGAACGCCTTGTCCGCCCGGTAGGGAATCTCGCCCGCCCGGATCGCGTCGGTGCGGTCGGCCGCCGCTTCCAACGCGCGGCGGGCGAACGCCACGTAAGCGGGGTTGCCGGCCGACCTGTGCCATACATGCGCGAGCGGTGAGGCGAACCTGTGACCCCGGTCGATCCGGGACAGCAGCTCCTGTTCGGCCGGGGCGAGAGCGGCGATGACGGCGATCTCGTCCGCCACGATGGGGCCCACATCGCGGGAAAGGCGCTCCGCGGCCGCGCGCAGTGTCCCGTCGCCGGCGAGCCCCGCGACCGCCAGCAGCGCGTACGGCTGACGCACGGTGTCCTTCTCCAGCCACAACCCGACCAGGGTGCGGGCCGGTCCGGACACGTCGGGCAGCGGCCCCGTACAGCGCTCCAGCACGTCCAGGCCCCGGATGAGGTCTGCCCAGCCATGCGCCTCGCACTTTTCGACGAGCGCCTCGAACATCCGGCGGCACGCCTCGGGCGTATATAGCGGCCGCCGCCCCTCGGCCGCGCGCTCGACCGCGAAGCGGACCATCGCCATCGCACGCGGGGCCGAGGCGTCCACCCGGTAGGCCGCCACAAGGAGGCTGCCGAGCTCCTCGTCGGAGACCCGCGACAGATCCGGGTGCCCGTCCCGCTCCTCAAGTGCGAAGTCCGGGTCGGTCAGCGCGCGCATCAGCCGGGCTGCGAGGTCCAAGTCGTTCCTACGGGATTCGGCCACCAAGTCGTCGTCGAGCATGGCGAGATGATGGCAGAGGGGACTGACAACGCGATCAAGCAGAGGTGCCGCCGTACCGGCTCACAGACCGTGTTCGTCCATCAGGCGCATCAGGTTCCGTTTCCGTTTCTGAGCGGTGCGCAGGGCCGTGACGTACGCGGCGAACTCGCCCTCGGAGCCCAGGCGGCGGTGACAGTCGCGGATGCTCAGCAGCAGGGCGACGAGCTGCTCGTAGACCGTGTTGCCGGTCTGCTTGGTCAGTGGCTCGGCCAGGCGCAGGTAGACGCCGAGCGCGTCGGCCGGACGGCCGGCACGTGCCTGGTCGGCGAGGGTGAGCCACTGCCGGTCGTGGGCACCGGATCGGGTGGCGGCCTGCCAGGCGGCGTCGACGTCCTTGTCGTCGAGCAGAGCGTCGATCAGAACAGGGCCGCCGTACCAGCCCTCTTGCCGCGCCGCGTCGGCGCGCAGCAGGTCCAGCGCCCCTTCACGCTCCGCCGGCCAGCGGTCGGCGGCCTGTGCGGCGGCCCGTAGCTGCTGGTACGCGAGCAGGGAGCGGCGGGCACCGAAGTGGTCGCGGCGCAGCGCGACGACGTCCGACAGGCGGTCCGCCCGGGTGTAGCGGTCGCAGAGGTAGTCGACGAGGGCGGTGTCGACGGCGGAGAGGTCCCGGGATTCCCGGATGCCGCGTTCCGCCCAGCGCAGGGCCTCGTCACAGCGCCGGGCGGTGTCCAGCTCGCGGGCGATGACCAGGTGCGTGTGGCCGCTCGGCGCGAGGTCGGCCGCGTGCACGGCGATCACCGTGTCGACATCGCCTCCCGCCTTGGCCACGCGCTCCATCAGGTACTTCTCCGCCCAGCCGCGCCGATTGGCCCGCCACGCCTCGACGGCCGACTTCCGCAGGACGGCCATTCCCTCTTCGCCGAGGGCATCCGCGTAAGCGAGCGGATCGATGTCGGTCAGGCCGTCGTCGATGTCGCCGAGCGCATGGCCGACCAGCCAGCGCGCGAGCTCTTCGGGGTCCGGGCGTGCGGCACGGCACGCTTCGAGGTGGGCGTCGGCGAGGTCCGCACCGATCTGCCCGAGCCGGCCGTCCGAGTCGTCGACGCTCTCCACCGCCTCGGCCAGCAGCCGCATCGCCTCCCGCGCCAGGGTGATCGCATCGGCGGCCCGGCCGGAACCGGTCAGCGCCCTGATCGCGGAGACCGCCTGCCCGGCCTGGTCGGCGTAGGCGCGGGCATCGGCGTACTCGACGTACCCGTACCGAGCGAAGGGGCCGATGTCGAGCAGATCACGGATACGGTCCCGGACCGAGGCAAGGTCCCCGCGCGCGCTCGCGGCCCGCAGTTCCAGGCGCCGCCGCAACTGCCGGTCCTCGTCGATCTGTTCCCGCAGTACGGCGAGCAACTCGTCCTTGGACAGGGCGGACAGCCATCCGTCGAGGTCCTGCGCCCGCTCCCGGGCCGCCTTCCGCTGCCGCGGCAGGCTCTCCCGCTGGGCGAGCACCTTCAGACCGAGGGCGACGACGTGCTTACAGAAGTTGCCCTCCAGACCGAACGGGCAGTCGCACTCCCCGACCAGCCCTCCGGGCCCGTCCAGGGTCAGCTCCACCTCGTACCGTTCAGTGCCGTGAACGGTCGCGGTGACCCAGCCGTCACCGACCTCGATCCCGGACACCGCGTCGAGGTAGCCGAGGCCGCGTTCGAAGGAACGCGCACCGGCCAGCTTCTTGAGCTTCGCCTCGGTCAGACCACGCACAAGCCTCATCCGCCCGACTGCGGTAGTGCGGTTGATACTCCGCCAGCCTAGGGGACTCGGGGGGCCGCTCTTCACGGACACAGCCGGTGGACTCGAACACCTCCGGCGGGGCGACCATGGCGGAGCGGGACGCCTGCGACGGGGGCGGGGGGCGACTCCGTCGCGCGCCCCGCCCGGACAGGATCGGCACGGCCCATGCGCCAGGCGTCCCGCTCCCTGTGGTCAGCCCTCGTCAGGGATCAGGCGCAAGGAGATCGAGTTGATGCAGTACCGCTGGTCCGTCGGAGTGGGATACCCCTCCCCCTCGAACACATGCCCAAGATGCGACCCGCACCGAGCACACCGCACCTCGGTCCGCACCATCCCGTGCGAATGATCGGACACCAGTTCCACCGCATCCGAGTCGCGCGCATCGTAGAAGCTCGGCCAGCCGCAGTGCGACTCGAACTTGGTCTGCGAGGTGAACAGTTCGGCGCCGCAGGCCCGGCAGGAGTAGACGCCCTTGGTCTTGGTGTCCGTGTACTCACCGGTGAAGGCCGGCTCGGTGGCGGCCTGGCGCAGCACGGCGTACTCGGCCGGGTTCAGCTCCGCCCGCCACTGCTCGTCCGGCTTCTCGACGTCGTACGACATGAGCCTCAGCCCCTTCACTGCGACAGGCGGTCCAGGATCAGCGGGCCCAGGTCGGTCACGTCGCCCGCGCCCATGGTGAGAACGAGATCACCGGGCTTCGCCATTCCCGCGATCACGGCGGGGATCTCCGCCTTGTCGTGGACGGCGGTGACGTCGGCGCCGGCGGCGCGCGCGGCCTCGATGATCAGCTCGCTGGTCACGCCCGGGATCGGGTCCTCACGGGCCGGGTAGATGTCGAGGACCACCGAGGCGTCGGCGAGGGCGAGCGCCTGGCCCATCTCCTTGCCCAGTTCCTGGGTGCGGGAGAACAGGTGCGGCTGGAAGACGACGAGGATCCGGGAGTCGCCGCCGGCGGCGCGCATGGCCTCCAGGTCGGCGGTCATCTCGGTCGGGTGGTGGGCGTAGGAGTCGATCACCTGCACCCCGGCCGCCTCGCCCTTGAGCTGCAGGCGCCGCTTGACCCCGGTGTAGGCGGCGAGCGCCGGCGCGAGCTCGGCCGCCGGGATGCCGAGTGCGGCGCCGGCGGTGAGCGCGGCGACGGCGTTCAGGGCGTAGTGCCGG encodes:
- the msrB gene encoding peptide-methionine (R)-S-oxide reductase MsrB, producing MSYDVEKPDEQWRAELNPAEYAVLRQAATEPAFTGEYTDTKTKGVYSCRACGAELFTSQTKFESHCGWPSFYDARDSDAVELVSDHSHGMVRTEVRCARCGSHLGHVFEGEGYPTPTDQRYCINSISLRLIPDEG
- a CDS encoding DUF4132 domain-containing protein: MLDDDLVAESRRNDLDLAARLMRALTDPDFALEERDGHPDLSRVSDEELGSLLVAAYRVDASAPRAMAMVRFAVERAAEGRRPLYTPEACRRMFEALVEKCEAHGWADLIRGLDVLERCTGPLPDVSGPARTLVGLWLEKDTVRQPYALLAVAGLAGDGTLRAAAERLSRDVGPIVADEIAVIAALAPAEQELLSRIDRGHRFASPLAHVWHRSAGNPAYVAFARRALEAAADRTDAIRAGEIPYRADKAFTDREITTLGQALRVALLRDEPWLPELFERLLPGVAIAPTTAKTLPSQALLYEVVRAAQDFPTPELVSAIRTVRRTVRHAGVPRQLDKMLKKVDAALAERAEVALRLPRLDFDTAPIGGSAAGGVLRRPVGDYRAVVTVTDTATLTWEKDGRPLRSVPAPVRRDHAAPVKELRDLVKRVNAQLVTLVRALEGGFTVDAVHPYGRWRTELAGHPLARTLVRRLIWEIEVAPGEWRAVLPESDEDLPDAPDDASIRLWHPIRSGPDTVRAWRDLLLERRIRQPFKQAFREIYLLTPAEEQTRVYSNRFAAHLVHYRRMFALFRARGWKSDLLGPWDGGDGDAAERTLAAGEWRVRFFHTWADWAGDDELASTDQVRFDRRVQDAWQEAPLADVPPLVFSEAMRDVDLFVGVSSIAADPDWTDGGPERTYWERASFAELTESAEARRDALERILPRLKVADRCTLDGRFLIVRGDLRTYKIHLGSANILMEPDDSYLCIVPARSSGDGKVFLPFEDDRLSLILSKALLLAADSKITDETILVQIERGA
- a CDS encoding SWIM zinc finger family protein: MRLVRGLTEAKLKKLAGARSFERGLGYLDAVSGIEVGDGWVTATVHGTERYEVELTLDGPGGLVGECDCPFGLEGNFCKHVVALGLKVLAQRESLPRQRKAARERAQDLDGWLSALSKDELLAVLREQIDEDRQLRRRLELRAASARGDLASVRDRIRDLLDIGPFARYGYVEYADARAYADQAGQAVSAIRALTGSGRAADAITLAREAMRLLAEAVESVDDSDGRLGQIGADLADAHLEACRAARPDPEELARWLVGHALGDIDDGLTDIDPLAYADALGEEGMAVLRKSAVEAWRANRRGWAEKYLMERVAKAGGDVDTVIAVHAADLAPSGHTHLVIARELDTARRCDEALRWAERGIRESRDLSAVDTALVDYLCDRYTRADRLSDVVALRRDHFGARRSLLAYQQLRAAAQAADRWPAEREGALDLLRADAARQEGWYGGPVLIDALLDDKDVDAAWQAATRSGAHDRQWLTLADQARAGRPADALGVYLRLAEPLTKQTGNTVYEQLVALLLSIRDCHRRLGSEGEFAAYVTALRTAQKRKRNLMRLMDEHGL